AGTCCGGCCAGCTCATGCTTGGCCAGCCAGGGTTCCAGCGCCCCCTGCTTCTGCACGTCTTCCTGCAGCTTCACCAGGGCCGACAGGCGGGCTTCCAGGCGCGCCAGGTTCTGCACGTCGGTCTGGGCGGCGGCCTGGGCGCGGCTGCGCTCGGCATCCGCTTCCGGCACGCGGCCTTCCAGGGTAGCCAGCTCTTCCTGGGCTTCCTCGAGCTGGTCCTCGCCGGCGGCGCGGTCGCCAGCCAGTTGCTCCAGGCGCACCGGATCGGGACTGTGCAGTTCGCGCAGTTCCTGTTGCAAGCGTTCGCGGCGCTGCTCCAGCGCCTGCATCTGGCGGTCCGCGTCGCGCTGCGACTGGGCCACCAGGGCAAGATTCTGTTCGACGCGGGCCAGCGCGGCGCGCATCTCGTCGCGCCCGGAGGCGGCTTCGCGCACGCGCTGCTCCACGGCCGGCAGCGCGGCCTGGGCGTCCTCGGCCTTGGCGCGCGCCTCTTCCGTGCGGGCGGCGCCGGCGGCCAGGTCTTCCTCGGCCTGGGCGATCTGTTCGGTGCAATGCTCGCGCTGGGCGGTCCACTCGCCGATCTGCTGCTGCAGCTGATCGCGGCGCGCTTGCAGGCGGTTGCGGGAATCCACCACGTGACGGATTTCGGCTTCCAGGCGGCTGACTTGCGCGTTGGCCTCGTACAGCCCGCCCTGGGCGGTATGCACTGCATCGCTGGCGGCGTAGTGGGCCTGGCGGCGGGACTCCAGCGCGGCTTCGCCCGCCCGCAAGCCGGCGATGGCGGCTTCCAGTTCATTCTGGGCCTGCGCCATCTCCTGGGCTTTCTTGGCGCGCTCTTCGCGCGCCCCGGTTTCCTTCAGGAACCACAACGCATGCTGCTTCTTTTCGCCGTCGGCCTGGAGTTCGCGGTAGCGCGTGGCCACTTCGGCCTGCGCTTCCAGCTTCTCCAGCTGATTATTGAGTTCGCGCAGGATGTCTTCGACGCGGGTCAGGTTCTCGCGCGTGTCGGACAGGCGGTTCTCGGTCTCGCGGCGCCGTTCCTTGTAGCGCGACACCCCTGCCGCCTCTTCCAGGAACACCCGCAGTTCTTCGGGACGCGCCTCGATCAGGCGGTTGATCATGCCCTGGCCGATGATGGCGTAGCCGCGGGCGCCCAGGCCGGTGCCCAGGAAGATGTCGTGGATGTCGCGGCGGCGGACCTGCTGGTTGTTGACGAAGTAGCTGCTGGTGCCGTCGCGGGTCAGCACCCGGCGCACGGCGATTTCCGCGTAGGTGCTCCACTGGCCGGCGGCGCGCCCTTCGCTGTTGTCGAACACCATTTCCACCGAGGCCCGCGCAGCAGGCTTACGGTTGCCGGAGCCGTTGAAAATGACGTCCTGCATGGACTCGCCGCGCAGTTCCGAGGCCTTGGCCTCACCCAGCACCCAGCGCACGGCATCAATGATGTTCGATTTTCCGCAGCCATTGGGACCCACCACGCCCACCAGTTGGCTGGGCACGGGAATCACGGTGGGATCGACGAAGGACTTGAAGCCGGCGAGTTTTAGCTGAGTAAGACGCACAATACGATGACGACGGGGTGGGTTGAACGAAAGGCGTTAACGGACCTGCCGCACAGATTGCAAACCGGCCCCTGGGGGGCCGGCTTACACATGGGTCGTATGATACCGCAGGCAGTCTGTCCCCGAACGTCAGCAAGGGTCAAGGCGTGTTGTCCCTAAGGCTTGCCGGCGGTCAACCCGCGGGCAAACGCTCAATGGCCGCCGCCTGGGGTCCGGCTATACTCCCTGACACTTTTTTGCACGACACATAAATTTTCACGCGGACTGGCCGGGGCCAGGCCTGAGAACGGGGACATTCTTGAAACGTGGTTTCTATCTGGTCATGGCCGCGCAGGCCTTCTCGTCATTGGCGGACAACGCGCTGTTCATCGCAGCCATCGCCTTGATACAGGAACTGCATGGGCCGGACTGGATGGCGCCCATGATGAAGTGGTCGTTCGCGCTGGCTTACGTGGTGCTGGCCGCCTTTGTCGGGGCGCTGGCGGACTCCTTCCCCAAGGGCCGCGTGATGTTCTCCACCAATGCCCTGAAAGTGACCGGCTGCATGCTGATGTTCTCGTATGCCAGCATCGGCGTCGCCCCCGAGTACCAGACCTACCTGGTCTGCGCGGCCTACGGCATCGTCGGCATCGGCGCCGCGGCCTACTCCCCCGCCAAGTACGGCATCGTCACGGAAATGCTGCCCCCGGCCATGCTGGTCAAGGGCAATAGCTGGATCGAGGGCCTGACCGTCTTCTCCATCATCCTGGGCACGGTGCTGGGCGGCCTGCTGATCTCGTCCTCCGTTTCCACCGCCCTGCTCAGCCACTCCTTCATCGGCAAGCTGGTCCACACCCCGGCCGAGGCCGCGATCCTGGTCATCGCCTTCGTGTACCTGCTGGCGGCGCTGTGCAACCTGCTGATTCCGCACACCCACGTGCGCTACCCGCCGCAGCAGAAGAACCCGGTGCGGCTCATCCGCACCTTCTGGGGCTACGTCCGTGTGCTGTGGAAAGACAAGCTGGGCCAGATCTCGCTGGCCGTCACCACCCTGTTCTGGGGCGCGGGCGCCACGCTGCAGTTGATCGTCATCGAATGGGGCCGCAGCCACCTCGGATACCAACTGGACAAGGCCTCGATGCTGATGGGCGTGGCCGCGCTGGGCACCGTTGTCGGCTCCATCCTGGCGGGCCGCATTCCGCTGCGCCGCGCGCTGGCCGTGTTGCCGGTCGGCGCCGCCATGGGCCTGGTCGTGCTGCTGATGCCGCTGGTCTACTCGCCCTGGAGCGTCTACCTGCTGCTGCTGATCACGGGCGGCCTGGCCGGCTTCTTCGTGGTGCCGATGAACGCGCTGCTGCAGCACCGCGGCCACGTGCTGCTGTCGGCCGGCCACTCCATCGCCGTGCAGAACTTCAACGAACAGCTCAACATCCTGCTGATGGTGGCCATGTACACGCTGCTGCTGTGGCTGCAGCTGCCCATCAACATCATCATCGTGATCTTCGGCACTGTGGTCGCGGTGCTGATGGTGGTCTTCATGCGCTGGAGCAAGCGCAACCTGCAGGCCAATCCCGAACTGCACGACCAGATCGGCCAGGAAGGCCATGGGCGCGCGCTGGACTCCACGCACTAGGCGCGCAATTCCGCTGCAATGAAAAAACCGGGCTTGCGCCCGGTTTTTCTTTGCCCCACGACCATGGAGCCAGGCTCAGGCCAATTGCGCCACGGCCAGGCGCAGGTCCTGCCAGGCGCGCGCCTTCTCGCTGGGGCTGCGCAGCAGGTAGGCGGGGTGGTAGCTGACAACCACCGGAATCTCCCGCCCTTCGTCGGTCTTCAACTGGTGGATACGGCCGCGCAGGCTGCCGATGGTCGCGTCCGTGCCCAGCAGCGTCTGGGCCGCGAAACGGCCCAGCACCAGGATCCGCTCCGGCTTGAGCAGCGCGATCTGGCGCATCAGGTAGGGACTGCAGGCCGCGATTTCCTCGGGCTTGGGATTGCGATTGCCAGGCGGCCGGCACTTGATGACGTTGGTGATGAACACGTCGCGCTCGCGGCTCATGGACACCGACGACAGCATGGCGTCCAGCAACTGGCCCGAGCGGCCCACGAAGGGCTGCCCTTGCCGGTCCTCTTGCTCGCCAGGCGCCTCGCCCACCACCAGCCAGCGCGTGGGCTGGCCGCCGTGACCGAAGACCGCGTTGCGGCGGCCCTTGCACAGCCCGCAGGCGGAACAGGC
The sequence above is drawn from the Achromobacter xylosoxidans genome and encodes:
- the lplT gene encoding lysophospholipid transporter LplT, with the translated sequence MKRGFYLVMAAQAFSSLADNALFIAAIALIQELHGPDWMAPMMKWSFALAYVVLAAFVGALADSFPKGRVMFSTNALKVTGCMLMFSYASIGVAPEYQTYLVCAAYGIVGIGAAAYSPAKYGIVTEMLPPAMLVKGNSWIEGLTVFSIILGTVLGGLLISSSVSTALLSHSFIGKLVHTPAEAAILVIAFVYLLAALCNLLIPHTHVRYPPQQKNPVRLIRTFWGYVRVLWKDKLGQISLAVTTLFWGAGATLQLIVIEWGRSHLGYQLDKASMLMGVAALGTVVGSILAGRIPLRRALAVLPVGAAMGLVVLLMPLVYSPWSVYLLLLITGGLAGFFVVPMNALLQHRGHVLLSAGHSIAVQNFNEQLNILLMVAMYTLLLWLQLPINIIIVIFGTVVAVLMVVFMRWSKRNLQANPELHDQIGQEGHGRALDSTH
- a CDS encoding uracil-DNA glycosylase, with the translated sequence MSQPNAAPPPAAPRVNPLQRIWLREIGMERLWLRPAPAPSRPTAETQVLVSTPVLPAAAQIPVAEAPIAPQPVAAVAPVAAVPAREAAPAAVAAPAEPTPGRAGIPTSILNRKGPPPPPAPKAEAEAALPPPVPVAEAIRNSTLEEMHDQVVACSACGLCKGRRNAVFGHGGQPTRWLVVGEAPGEQEDRQGQPFVGRSGQLLDAMLSSVSMSRERDVFITNVIKCRPPGNRNPKPEEIAACSPYLMRQIALLKPERILVLGRFAAQTLLGTDATIGSLRGRIHQLKTDEGREIPVVVSYHPAYLLRSPSEKARAWQDLRLAVAQLA